The Pontibacter sp. SGAir0037 DNA segment AAGTCGAATTTAAAAGCACCGGAGGCCAGAATATCTGTATTCTGTATAAGAGCATAGGCTAGTGCCTCTGCTTTACCCGCTTAACAGATTCTTCTTACAAAGTCTTATCTATTAACCAAGATTTTAAAATCCTGGCCTTTATACTTTTCGTGCATAATAAGCCGTTATCGGAACGAAATCTGGTGCAATAGGATTATAGTTATGCTTTATGACAAATCTGTCAGAAAAAATAACTAAAATTGCACCATCTGGTTACATACCAGATTAATTAAGAGTTTGTTTTTATTTCACTTATGCGCAGCAACCATCTACTTGTTGCGGTAACTGCCCTGGCCCTTGCTGGCTGTACCGCATCCAAGAAGTCTGATAACAAAGAACCTGTCATTGCTACTCTTGGCTCCCAGACCATTTCCGCTTCTGAGTTCCAGTACGTTTATAAGAAGAATAACGAAGGCAACGAAGATGCCTATTCCCGCCAGAGCGTAACAGATTATCTCGACCTGTATACCAACTTTAAACTGAAGGTACTGGAGGCCGAAGGCCGTGGATTGGATACCACGATGGCTTTTAAGCGAGAACTGGAAGGTTATAAAGAGCAAATGGCACAGCCCTACCTCACTGAAAAAAGTGTTACAGACAACCTGGTGCGCGAGGCGTATGAGCGCCTGAAGAAAGAAGTAAATGCATCGCATATTCTCATCAGTTTACCAGCCGATGCCGATCCACAGGATACGTTAGCTGCCTATAACCGTGTGCTGGAATTACGCAACCGCGTTTTGGCTGGCGAAGATTTTGCAAAGCTGGCGAGGGAAAACTCACAAGACCCTTCGGCAGCAGAAAATGGCGGTAACTTAGGTTATTTTACAGCCATGCAAATGGTTTATCGATTCGAGGATGCTGCTTATAAAACAGCCCCCGGCGACGTTTCAATGCCTGTCCGTACCCGCTTCGGTTATCATTTAATTAAAGTAAACGATGTACGTTCTGCCAACGGCGAGGTAAAAGTGGCCCATATCATGGTGCGTGCAACTCCTGGTATGCCAAAAGCAGACTCTCTGGCTGCTAAGCAACGGGTTGATGCTATCTACAAACGTGTGCAACGCAAAGAGAACTGGGAGAAGCTAACCGCTGAATTTTCTGAAGACGCTAATTCTTCTGGAAATGGCGGTGAGTTGCCTTGGTTTGGAACAGGCCGTATGATTCCGTCTTTTGAAAATGCTGCCTTTGCCCTTCAGAAAGAAGGCGATGTGGCCAAGCCTGTACTTACTCCTTATGGCTGGCATATTATCCGGTTAATAGAAAAACGCGGACTACCATCTTTCGAAGACATGGAGCAATCGTTGCGAGCAAAAGTGGCAAAAGATTCCCGGTCTGAGCTTAACAAAACAGCTTTCTTAAAACGCATTAAAGCTGAAAATAACTTTACGGAGAACGAAGCTGCTAAAACTGCCGCCCTTGGCAAGGTAACCGACGAACTCCTACAAGGCAAATGGAACTACGATGCAGCCGACAAAGCCTTAAAACAGAACTTGTTTTCTATACAAGGTAAAAACTATACAGTTGGTGATTTCTTTGCTTATGCTAAAGCGGAACAACGCCCTCGAACAACAGGTACAGCGCCTCATGCTTTCAGCCTGCTTTACGACAACTATGTAAACAAAGCGTTGCTCGATTACGAGAAGGCTAACCTGGAGCAAAAGTACCCGGACTACCGCATGCTGGTAAAAGAGTACCACGATGGTATCCTGCTTTTCCAGTTAATGGACGAAAAAGTATGGTCTAAAGCAGTGGAAGACACTACAGGACTTAAAACTTACTTCGAACAAAACAAAGAGAAGTATAAGTGGGGCGAACGTGCTCAGGCTACTATCATCAGTGCTGCCAACAAAGATCTCCTGAACAAAGTACAGGAGCAACTGGCTGTAAGACGTTATCCGCTGGTTTCTACCAAAGTGGCGGATGTTTTATTCGAGAGCAACAGCAGCACCTTAACACAAGAGGGTAAGGCAAAACTGGATGAGTTGGTGGCCCGACTTAACAGCGATGCCAGTCTAAGCTTAACCATTAACGGACATACAGATGCCCGTGAAGCAACAGGCAAGAAGAGCCTGGCAGCAGAACGCGCGCAGAAAGCGGCAACTTACTTAACAGAAAAAGGTGTGCCAGCCGATAAAATAGCAACGCAGGTGTTAGGCAAAACAAAGCAGGTAGCATCGGATAATTCTGAAGCCGGCCGTCGCCGTAACCGCAGAGCTTCTTTTGTTCTTTATTCGTCTGACTTAAACTACCTGGCCGACAACCTGAATATTGGCAACCCACTGGGAGTGCAGATAACGGAAAAGAAATTCCAGAAAGGTGAGAACAAGGCACTTGATTCGGTTAAATGGGAAAAAGGCACTTACACCACCCAGCACAATGGCCGCGAATACCTGATTGTTATTTCGGATGTGCTGGCCCCGGGTTACAAGCAATTAAGCGAAGTACGTGGAGTTGCTACATCAGATTACCAGAACTACCTGGAGCAGGAATGGATAAAGGAACTGAAAAGCAAATACCCGGTAAATGTTAAAACCGATGAAATCGAGAAGCTGATCAGAAAGTAAACCTGTTCATACTCCGGCAGCTCTTTTTGATTTAGTTAAAGTAAGATATTATCAGAATAAAGCACTAATTTGTGCGTTGATTTAGCAGCGCATACAAGTTTTAAGTTATATATACATTGAAAAAGAATAGTATATTTTCCAAAGTAGCCTTAGTAGCTCTTTTTTTAATGCTAGCTACTGTAGCTACCTTCGCCCAAGCACCAGTACGCCAAAAAGTTGACGGCATTATTGCCAAAGTAGATAACCACATTATTCTACGTTCTGAACTGGAGTTCAGCTACCAGCAGTATTTAAACCAAACAAAGCAACAACCCTCTGCTGAATTAAAATGCCAGCTCTTCGAATCGATGGTGCAAGACAAGCTGTTGCTAGCCAGAGCCGCCATCGACTCTATTACCGTAGAAGATGCCAGGGTTGTCAGCGAACTTGACCGGCGTATGAATTACCTGGCTTCGCAGGTAGGAGGCGTAGAGCGCCTGGAGCAGTACTACAAGAAGAGCGTAAGGCAGTTAAAAGATGAACTCAGACGTTCTGTACGTGAGGAATTGGTTTCTGCTAAAATGCAGGAAGAAATTAGTGGCAAAGTAACTGTAACGCCAAAAGAAGTAAGACGTTATTTCAACTCTATTCCGTCTGATAGCCTTCCGTATTTCTCCAGTGAAGTAGAACTGGCAGAAATTGTGAAATACGCAGCCGTTAGTAAAGCTCAAAAAGCAGAGGCGCGTCAGAAACTGGAAGCCATACGCGACCGTATACTCGCAGGCGAAGATTTTGCAACCCTTGCCAGACAGTTTTCTGACGATGTTGGCTCCGGGCAACAAGGTGGTGAAATAGGTTTTATGGGTAGAAGACAGCTTGTGCCAGAGTATGAAGCGGCAGCGCTTCGCCTTGAGCCGGGACAACTGTCCAACATCGTAGAATCCCAGTTTGGCTTTCACCTTATCCAGTTGATCGAACGCAGAGGTCAAGAGTTTAATTCGCGCCATATTCTGATAAAGCCTGCTACAGCAACGGTAGATATCGATGAGGCGGCTACTGCTTTAGATAGCATTCGTACCTTGATTTTAAATGACTCGATTACATTTGCTAAAGCAGCCAAAGATTTCTCTGACGACTCTAATACAAAGGATAACGGCGGTATGATGAGCAGCCCGGCAACAGGAAGCACTTATTTTCCAATGGACCAGGTTGATCCGGGGATTTTCTTTGTGATTGACACGATGCAGGTTGGTGAGATTTCAAAACCAATTGCGTTTCGTACAGCAGACGGCCAGGAGGCTGTTCGCATCATTAAACTAGTTTCTAAGTCTGCCCCTCACCTGGCCAACTTACGCGACGATTATCAGAAAATAGCAACGGCAGCACTTCGACAGAAAAAAGGAAAAGCAGTGGATGCCTGGTTTAAAAAGAATTTTGATTCCGTTTTTATAGAAATAGATCCTGAATTCCAGAATTGTAACGTTCTCCAACAACTAACGCAGTAGAACCGAATGAAGCAGTACACCTCCGACAAAGAAGCCGCTGATGCGCTATACCGCTCTTACCAGGAGCTTACATCCGAGATATCGAAAGTAATAGTAGGTCAGGAAGAGGTAGTCAGGCTGGTGCTAACAGCCGTTTTTTGTCAGGGGCACTGCTTATTGGTTGGCGTTCCGGGTCTGGCGAAGACCTTACTTATCCATACAATCGCATCCTCGCTGGACATGTCGTTCAGCAGGGTACAGTTTACACCCGACCTGATGCCTTCTGATATAGTAGGTGCAGAAACAATGGACAAGGACCGTAACTTTAGCTTCGTTTCCGGCCCTATTTTCTCTAATATTGTTCTGGCGGATGAAATAAACCGTACGCCTCCTAAGACCCAGGCAGCCCTGCTGGAATCAATGCAGGAATACTCTGTTACAGTAGCTGGCCGTAAATATGAGCTGCCAAAACCATTTTTCGTACTGGCAACCCAAAACCCGATTGAACAGGAAGGAACTTACCCTCTTCCGGAGGCACAGCTCGACCGCTTCATGTTTAACATCACACTTGGCTACCCCAGTTATGAATCGGAGCTTCAGATTGTAAAGAACACAACCGGAGCCGCTAAAAACGCGCTGAACAAGATACTGCATGCAGATGATATACTGGCTTTTCAGCAACTGGTACGACGCGTGCCAGTAGTAGATAATGTGGTTGAGTACGCTGTAAAACTTGTGCATAAGACACGGCCTGATATGCCCATGGCTTCCCAACTGGCTAATCAGTACCTGGAGTGGGGAGCAGGCCCTCGTGCATCGCAGCACCTTATTATTGGTGCTAAATGTAATGCATTGCTCAATGGCAAGTATTCTCCCGATATAGAAGATGTGCAGGCGGTAGCTCTTCCGATATTACGCCACCGCATTGTCCGGAACTTTAAGGCAGAAGCCGAGGGTATTACAGTAGAAAAGCTGATCTCCGACCTTTTATAATATCGGCACCTGCACAGCCCATACTTTGCCTAAACCAGGTAAGCACATTGTAACTAATACAAATTAGGTGTAGTTTTGCACCATTCGTAATAACATACCCTAAAAAGCCTTATGGAAGCGCCTGCATTATTCATCCGCTTTAAAGATAACCTGGAAATTATCCTGGGTGCACTAAACAGCAAATTAGAAGTGCGATCTATGCCCTACAATACTTCTATTCCCCTGGAAGTAGATTTACTTGCCGGCATTCTCCGTATTCATGGCCTTCATTTTACATCAGAAACAGTAGGCGCCAGCCGCCTGCAGGACTTTTACCAATGGTTTCTGCAAAACGAAGAACAGGTAGCTGATGTGATGCACCGTGTTATGGAAGATAAAAAAGCGTACATAAAAACAGATCAGGGTACGGTGCTGCAAAAAGAAATGCTTTACAGAAGACTGGAGTATTTTAAAGAAACAGCGCATACGTTAGATGTAATGATGCGCCAGCAGCAATTAAAAAGCCCAAAGCACTTTCAGTACCCCTTCCTGCTCAACCAATAAAGCATAAGAGAAAAGCCAGCTACAACAGCTGGCTTTTCTCTTATGTTGCCATATAAAGCTTAATTAGCTTTTTGCACTACCCTAGGCTGACTTTGCCAAAGAGCTTCTACTTTCTTACCGACGTATGGCCTTCTCTGGCATGCTGTATATCCAGCTCTCCTTCCGGCTCTTTCTTCATAGAGGAGTCGGCCATAGCGCCCACAGGCCCTTTTGCCACAGTAATACCCCCATCTACCATATACAGAGCACCAGTTACATAAGAGGCTTCGTCTGAGGCCAAGAACAGGTATACATTGGCTACTTCTTCTGTTGTACCTCTGCGGCCCATTGGCGTCGCCAGCTTCATGGTTTCTACCATCTTACTGTCCATGGGGCCTGTGCCTGTATGTGTCCAGGCGGTATCAATCGGACCAGGACCTACAATATTACAACGCACCCCAAATTGAGCCTGCTCTACGGCAAGCCCTTTCATAAAAGCGTGCATAAAGCCTTTGGTACCACCATAGGGCGCATTCTGGGCGATACCAATCATACCAGCCTCAGAACCAGCCGACACAATATTACCTTTTGTTTTCTGCAGTTCAGGTAAAGCCGCTTTCGACATGTTAAAGGCAGACTTCAGGTTATTCTTGATCATGTAATCGAAAGCTTCCTCCGTGAAATCGGTTAAAACGTTTACTTCCGGAAAAACACCTGCATTGTTGATAAGAATGTCCAGTTTACCATATTGGCTTATGGCCAGGTTAACGCAATTCTTAGCGTTAGCCTCGGTAGATATATCACCTGTAAAAGCGATAGCTGTACCGCCTGCACTCTGAATTTCTTTTACGACATCTTCTACAGGATCTTCGGCAAAACCTGCCACTACTACTTTAGCGCCTTCGCTTGCAAACTTCTTGCAGATCGCCTCCCCTATTCCGGTGCCGCCACCTGTTACGATGGCTACTTTTTCTTTTAATCTATTTCCCATTTTTTTAAGTTTTATGCTGACTATTGCTTGGTATAAAGTAACGGCAGAAAGGCTGGTGAGGTTAATAAGCATATTGCCAGCAGCCACGATACATTTTATCAAAATTAGCGTATGCAATACCAAAGTACCTGATAATCAGCTTAGCCCCTTAACCTTAAACACCATAACCCTATGAGCTTCCTTTACAACATCTTGCCCGATACCTTTGCTGAACGGCTCGAGACAGCGCAATTGCTCTTAAGGCCTTACCAGGAAGAAGATGCCAGTGACTTTTTCAGGCTGATTCATGAAAGTTCAGATACGCTAAACCCGGCTTTCGGCGGGCGCCTGAACCGCGTAAAAGCACTTGAAGATGCCCGCACACAGGTACAGCAGCTACGCACTTACTGGGACAACCGCAAAATGTTTGACTTTGGTGTCTGGCAGAAAAGTGATGAGGCATACATAGGCGATATTGCTCTTAAGAACTTTGATCATACCGTTCCCAAAGCAGAAATAGGGCTTTATTTTAACCATTGGCCTGCATCTAAAGCAAGTGCCAAAGAATCATTAGAGCTTATGCTGCGGCTGGCATTCGAAACTATTGCTCTGAACAAAGTTTATATCCGCTGCACACTCACCAACTTATTCTATGGTGAACTTGCTGAGTCCTGTGGCTTTCTTAAAGAAGGACTGTTAAGAAGCGATTACAAAGGCGTTGATTCAGATGAGCTTTTTGACGTAATCTACTATGGTATGACCCGCAAAGATTATGAGCAGCAAAGGCATAAGGAACTTGAGCAGGATAAAGCACTTGTTTAAGGTTAACTTGCATAACAATTCTTTTCCTAAGAGTGCTTTCCACTACACGACCGAAGTGTGATTGCTTCGACAAAACTTACTTACACCTAACTAATATTATTAGCAATTAATTTCCTTACCATAGCTTTTGCCGTATATCATGCCTCTTGTAAGTTATGGCAATGCACTTGAATTTATTTTTCAACCTTTGCTTTAGAAGCTGAAAATAAAGATAAATTTGTAGCAAAAATGGCACAAAATAGGTAAAGCAGGTGTTATCATAATATAAAAACGGAAGCTAAATTATTTAGTAAATTATAGCATAACATTTTTGAAATTTGCTACTGATTTCGTAATTTCACCTTCAATATAAAGCACATTTAATTTTAGAACATGAGCGTAAGCAACGAAAAACTTAAGGCCCTGCAGCTAACCATTGATAAGCTCGATAAAACTTATGGAAAAGGCACTGTCATGAAGTTAAGCGACAATAAAGTAGAGGATGTTCCGGCCATCTCTACAGGTTCGCTTGGTTTAGATATTGCATTGGGTGTTGGTGGTTTACCACGTGGTCGTGTAATTGAAATATACGGACCGGAATCTTCTGGTAAAACCACGCTTACTATGCACTGTATTGCGGAAGCACAGCGTAAAGGAGGATTGGCTGCGTTCATTGATGCCGAGCACGCTTTCGATAAAGTATATGCCGAGAAACTAGGTATTGATACTGAAAACTTATTGATCTCTCAGCCAGACAACGGTGAGCAGGCACTGGAAATTGCCGACCACCTGATTCGCTCTGGTGCTATTGATATTATTGTAATTGACTCTGTAGCAGCTCTTGTACCGAAAGGTGAATTAGAAGGCGATATGGGCGACAGCAAAATGGGTTTACAGGCTCGTTTAATGTCTCAGGCACTTCGTAAACTGACGGGAACGATCAACAAAACAGGATGCTGCTGTATCTTCATCAACCAGCTTCGTGAGAAGATCGGGGTGATGTTCGGTAACCCTGAAACTACTACAGGTGGTAACGCACTTAAGTTCTATGCTTCTGTTCGCCTGGATATCCGTAGAGTTGGCCAGATTAAAGAGAGTGCTGATAACATCACTGGTAACCGTACACGTGTGAAAGTGGTGAAAAATAAAGTAGCGCCTCCATTTAAAGTGGTAGAATTCGACATTATGTATGGAGAAGGTATCTCTAAAGTAGGCGAAATTCTTGACCTTGGTGTAGAGCTTGGTGTAGTACAGAAATCAGGTTCCTGGTTCTCTTACAATGGCGATAAGCTTGGCCAGGGCCGTGATGGTGTGAAGCAGATTCTACTTGACAATCCTGAACTGATGGAAGAGATTGAAGGTAAGATCAGAGCTATTATCAAAGGCGAACCTGAAAAGGTTGCCGCTGCATTAGAAGAAGATCGATCTGAAGACTAAAACTTGTTCTTTTAGATACAGTAATGGAAAAGGTGCTATGATTATAGCACCTTTTTCGTTTTATGCGTGTTGATTAGCACGAAAGAACTTGCTAACTTAGAAGAAATGAAGCAGTTGGTATAGTACTTGTTATGATACAAGCAAAACTGCTAATTTAGATCAGAAGGTATGAAGAAGATTATTCCGGCATTAGGGCTACTTTTTTTGGTAATTTCAGGGTTTGTAACAAAACAGGTATTACGTACAGTGCCTAACGAAAGCTTTTCGACAGGCGAAGTATTAAAATATAAAGTGCACTATGGCCCTATAAACGCTGCTGAAGCAGTAATAGATGTTGCTCCTACGCTGCATACTGTAAATGGCCGGCCATGTTATAAAGCAACGGTAAACGGTAAAACAACAGGCTCGTTCGATTTCTTTATCAAGATCAGGGATACCTGGCAATCGTATATAGATACGGCCGCTATTCTACCTATGCGCTATGCCAGCAACATAGAAGAAGGCAGCTATCGCAAAAAAGAAACAGTAGAATTTAACCATATTGCGAATACGGCCTACGTTGATAAACGAAAAAAGAAAGAGAAGGAAACCGGTACCTTTCCCATACCTGCCAATGCACAGGATATTGTAAGTGGCTTCTACTACCTTAGAACCTTAAACTATGATAAGATGAAAGTTGGCGAGAGGTTCAGTATCAAAGGTTTTTTTGACCAGGAAGCATTTGACATGGTTGTTACTTTCCATGGCCGTGAAACGGTGAGCACTAAAATAGGGAAAATAAACGCCATCAAGCTTACGCCTAAAATGCCAAGCAACAAGCTATTCAAGGGAGAAGATGCCATCACAGTCTATCTCTCAGACGACATGAACAAAATACCTGTGCTGATACAAGCTAATATGTTTGTAGGATCTGTAAAAGTAGACCTGTTCGAATACAAGAACCTGAAGCACCGGATTTACATTGCCCAAAAATAACAAGAAAGCCAGCCATAAGGTTGGCTTTCTTGTTATACATACCCTTAGCAAGAGGCAGTGCTATGTTAAGAATTTATTATGATTTAATTATGCTAAAGTAATTTGGCTGAATGTGCAGTATATTTGACGTGAATTATTAGGCATTGCAACAGTGAACAGAGTTAAATACGCTCACCTACAGTAAAGCGTGCAGCAGCTCTGATAAACCCTGAAAAACGCTAAATTATACAACTGTGCAAACTACTTCAAACTACAAAATACTGGTAGTAGACGACGATCCGGATATTGTTGAGCTACTAAATTATAATCTTGTAAAAGAACACTACGATGTAGCTGAAGCCGACAACGGTAAAAAAGCTATTGAGATGGCTCAGAAGTTTAAGCCGGATATTATCCTGATGGATGTTATGATGCCTGTAATGGACGGCATTTCTGCCTGCCGCCAGCTGCGGGAAATGTCTGACTTTAAGCATACACACATTATCTTTTTAACAGCACGTTCAGAAGAATTTTCAGAAGTGGCTGCTTTTGACGCAGGTGCTGATGATTTTATTACCAAACCCATTAAACCAAGAGCCTTGCTGAGCAGGCTGGCAGCCTTTGCACGACGCGATGCACAGGTAGAGGAAGAAGAAAAAGTAATTGAAATCGGTGGCCTCCGTATAGACAGGACCAGCTTTGCTGTTTACAAAGGCGACGCTAAAATCACACTACCCAAAAAGGAATTTGAGTTATTGGCTTTTCTGGCTGCTACACCTAATAAAGTTTTTAGCCGCGAAGAGTTGTTGAATAATGTTTGGGGGAACGATGTATATGTAATTGCCCGAACCGTAGATGTTCACATCAGAAAAGTGCGGGAGAAAATAGGCGAAGACAATATCAGAACCATTAAGGGTGTAGGCTATAAGTTTAACACAGACTGATCGCTCTACAGAAAAGGACTGAGCAGAAACAGATGTAAAACTATAGGCTATCTACTTTTTATTATCAGAAAATCTTGTGTCTTTTGCCCTGACACCAGTGCCTGATTACTTTCAATGAATTTAAATTCGCGTTCGCTTGCCCTTCTTATATCACTGGCAGTAGCAGGAGTGCTTACTGCCTTTATTGCTTTAGCCACTTACTTATCCACAGAGGGTTTATTAGTTGCTTTGGCTCTTGTTTTTATCTGCTGCTTCCTGATTATCCATTTTTCGTATGAAGCACTTGTGTTTCGGGAAATAAAGAACGTTTACTCCAGCCTGGAGAAGATAAAAAAACAGGAGTATAAAAAAATTGAAGGCCGTTCACTTTTTAATTCTGATCCATTGCGCAAAATCAAGGATGAGATTTACCAGATAGCCGAAAAGAAACAGGAAGAAATAGACGAACTGAAGCAGCTGCAAAACATGCGCAGAGAGTTTTTAGCAGATGTGTCGCACGAGCTAAAGACACCCATTTTTGCAGCACAAGGTTTTATTCACACACTGCTGGATGGCGCTATGGATGACCCCATTGTGCGCGACAAGTTTCTGCAGAAAGCGGCCAAAAGCCTGGATGGCTTGGATGCCCTGGTGCAAGACCTGATCAGTATTTCTCAGTTTGAGAAAGGCGTAGTAAAGATGCAGAAGCGAGACTTTGATGCCATTCAGCTGGCAAGAGAGGTATTTGAGCAACTGGAGCAAAAAGCAGCCTCCCTGGAGATAAACCTACATCTGGAACTCGACTCCAAACAGAAAGTAATGCTTTATGCTGACCCTAACCGCATCAGGCAGGTTTTTGTAAACCTGGTGGATAATGCCATCAAATACGGTAGAAAAGGCGGCAACATTTGGGTGTCTTTTGAAGAAGGACGTAAAAAGTATACTATAACTGTAAAAGACGACGGTAAAGGTATTGCCCAGGAGCACATTAACCGGATATTTGAACGATTTTACCGCATTGATAAAAGCCGCGCCCGCGACACCACCAGCACCGGCCTTGGCCTTGCCATCTGCAAGCACATAGTAGAAGCTCATCGTTCTATTATAGCCGTAAAAAGTGAGGTGGGCAAAGGTACTACCTTACGCTTTAAACTGCTGAAAGCGAAAAAGGAGTAGTATCAGATATGGATAATTTGCAGCTGGAAATACCTGGTTCATGAATAGCTATGTTGCAGCTTTTGCATAAAGGAAGCGCCAACAGGTACAACCTGGTCTTTTACACATACCTGATGGCGCTCAATTTTATTGATTCTATCTTTGGCAACCACATAAGACCGATGCACACGCACAAACCTATCGGCTGGCAGTAACTCACAAAGTTCATTTATCGTCATCCGCGAGAGCAGTTTCTTCTCTTCCAGCACAAACGTAATATAGTTGCCGGCTGCCTCCATATACAAAATTTCATCATACAACACCTTCACCTGCTCATAGCCTGTTTTAAGGAAAATATAATCTTTGTTGGGAGCCACTGATTTGTTACGGAGTTGCAGATGTTCCTGTGCCTTGTTACAGGCTTTCACAAACCTGGCCAGCGAGAAAGGCTTCAGCAGGTAATCAATAGCATCCAGCTCAAAGCTGGTAACAGCATGCTCCGAATAGGCAGTAGTAAATATAACAAGCGGCTTTTTCTGCAGACTGGCAACAAACTCCAGACCTGAGATATCAGGCATTTTTATATCCAGAAAAAGTACATCAACAGGCTCACGTTGTAAGTATTCCAAGGCTTTAAAGGCATCTGTAAAGCAAGCCTCCAGTTCCAGGAAAGGCACCTTCGCTGCCAGCGAACGTACTACTTCCAAGGCCATTGGTTCATCGTCTATTGCTATTGCTTTCATAATATATAAATAGTGTCGCTACGAAGAATATCAGCTTCAGAGCAATTTAGATAAATAGTTACTTCGCCTCCATCAATTCATCTAATTTCTTATAGAAGCTGTCATCTTCGCCAATAAACTTAGCTATAATCTTTTTATCCTGATCCAGTATGAATTTAGTAGGATAAGCTTCTACACCATACCTTACCGCTACATTAGCCTCAGTTTCCGATGTATCGATCACTTGTGGCCAGAGTAGTTCGTGCTTCTGCACTGCTGTTCTCCAGGCCTCTTCAGTCTCATTGCAATCTATACCAATAAACTCGATGCTGCCTTTATACTTAGAGTAGTATTCTTTCATCTTAGGAAAACCTTTTACACAAGGTGCACACCAACTTCCCCAAAAGTCTAATACAATATATCGGCCTTTTACTGTATTTAAAGCAAAGTCTCCGGCGAGTGAAGGCAATTTAAACTCAGGGGCTGTTTCGCCTTCTTTTATAATCTGTTTCGCTTTCTGTATTTTAGTATACTTATCATAGGTATCCAGCTGGCTTTCGAGCATTGTCTTAAACAGACCATTTCGAACATCAGGTGCCAGAGCAGGATAAAGTTTCCCTAAATTCTCCCAAGACTGATCCAAAAGAAAATAAGCTGCCAAATCCTTGTTTAAATTGTTTTTGACATATTCCAGCTTTGCTTCTCCTCCTATTCCTTTTATTCTATTACGCTTCTGAAAAAGCTCATTGATCAATGTTTTGTCACCGTTATTGGCTATAAGTGTATCAAGCTGAAGCTCCACTGCTACAGCCTCCGATACTGCTTCAATGTAACTTTTCCTTACCTTTGTATATTGCTCATTAAATTCTGTGCCTTTAACCGTATAATCCATGTAAAGCTCTTTTAGCTCTCCCTCAATCTCTAGCTTATCACCAGGCTTTACTAATACAATTATAGCTTTTTCTCTTGCCCAATAAGGACTGCCATCTCTTCTAGTATAAATGGCTTTCTTTGGCATAAGGTACACCATCAATGGCGCAGCTCCGGGTATATTACAGGTAAAATACCCTTCTTTAGCAACCAATGTATCCTGTACAGAATCTCCTGAGTTATCATCTGGAGTTAATATAGGATAATACGAAACCAGAATTTCATCATCTCCTAAACCTTGGATATTGGCCTTGATATTATGTGTCGCCATAGTTGGATGTATTGTTAGTTGTTTGGCTTGCTTACAGGATACCAGCCATCCTAGTGCTACTACTAG contains these protein-coding regions:
- a CDS encoding peptidylprolyl isomerase, whose amino-acid sequence is MRSNHLLVAVTALALAGCTASKKSDNKEPVIATLGSQTISASEFQYVYKKNNEGNEDAYSRQSVTDYLDLYTNFKLKVLEAEGRGLDTTMAFKRELEGYKEQMAQPYLTEKSVTDNLVREAYERLKKEVNASHILISLPADADPQDTLAAYNRVLELRNRVLAGEDFAKLARENSQDPSAAENGGNLGYFTAMQMVYRFEDAAYKTAPGDVSMPVRTRFGYHLIKVNDVRSANGEVKVAHIMVRATPGMPKADSLAAKQRVDAIYKRVQRKENWEKLTAEFSEDANSSGNGGELPWFGTGRMIPSFENAAFALQKEGDVAKPVLTPYGWHIIRLIEKRGLPSFEDMEQSLRAKVAKDSRSELNKTAFLKRIKAENNFTENEAAKTAALGKVTDELLQGKWNYDAADKALKQNLFSIQGKNYTVGDFFAYAKAEQRPRTTGTAPHAFSLLYDNYVNKALLDYEKANLEQKYPDYRMLVKEYHDGILLFQLMDEKVWSKAVEDTTGLKTYFEQNKEKYKWGERAQATIISAANKDLLNKVQEQLAVRRYPLVSTKVADVLFESNSSTLTQEGKAKLDELVARLNSDASLSLTINGHTDAREATGKKSLAAERAQKAATYLTEKGVPADKIATQVLGKTKQVASDNSEAGRRRNRRASFVLYSSDLNYLADNLNIGNPLGVQITEKKFQKGENKALDSVKWEKGTYTTQHNGREYLIVISDVLAPGYKQLSEVRGVATSDYQNYLEQEWIKELKSKYPVNVKTDEIEKLIRK
- a CDS encoding MoxR family ATPase gives rise to the protein MKQYTSDKEAADALYRSYQELTSEISKVIVGQEEVVRLVLTAVFCQGHCLLVGVPGLAKTLLIHTIASSLDMSFSRVQFTPDLMPSDIVGAETMDKDRNFSFVSGPIFSNIVLADEINRTPPKTQAALLESMQEYSVTVAGRKYELPKPFFVLATQNPIEQEGTYPLPEAQLDRFMFNITLGYPSYESELQIVKNTTGAAKNALNKILHADDILAFQQLVRRVPVVDNVVEYAVKLVHKTRPDMPMASQLANQYLEWGAGPRASQHLIIGAKCNALLNGKYSPDIEDVQAVALPILRHRIVRNFKAEAEGITVEKLISDLL
- a CDS encoding SDR family NAD(P)-dependent oxidoreductase, with amino-acid sequence MGNRLKEKVAIVTGGGTGIGEAICKKFASEGAKVVVAGFAEDPVEDVVKEIQSAGGTAIAFTGDISTEANAKNCVNLAISQYGKLDILINNAGVFPEVNVLTDFTEEAFDYMIKNNLKSAFNMSKAALPELQKTKGNIVSAGSEAGMIGIAQNAPYGGTKGFMHAFMKGLAVEQAQFGVRCNIVGPGPIDTAWTHTGTGPMDSKMVETMKLATPMGRRGTTEEVANVYLFLASDEASYVTGALYMVDGGITVAKGPVGAMADSSMKKEPEGELDIQHAREGHTSVRK
- a CDS encoding GNAT family N-acetyltransferase produces the protein MSFLYNILPDTFAERLETAQLLLRPYQEEDASDFFRLIHESSDTLNPAFGGRLNRVKALEDARTQVQQLRTYWDNRKMFDFGVWQKSDEAYIGDIALKNFDHTVPKAEIGLYFNHWPASKASAKESLELMLRLAFETIALNKVYIRCTLTNLFYGELAESCGFLKEGLLRSDYKGVDSDELFDVIYYGMTRKDYEQQRHKELEQDKALV
- a CDS encoding peptidylprolyl isomerase produces the protein MKKNSIFSKVALVALFLMLATVATFAQAPVRQKVDGIIAKVDNHIILRSELEFSYQQYLNQTKQQPSAELKCQLFESMVQDKLLLARAAIDSITVEDARVVSELDRRMNYLASQVGGVERLEQYYKKSVRQLKDELRRSVREELVSAKMQEEISGKVTVTPKEVRRYFNSIPSDSLPYFSSEVELAEIVKYAAVSKAQKAEARQKLEAIRDRILAGEDFATLARQFSDDVGSGQQGGEIGFMGRRQLVPEYEAAALRLEPGQLSNIVESQFGFHLIQLIERRGQEFNSRHILIKPATATVDIDEAATALDSIRTLILNDSITFAKAAKDFSDDSNTKDNGGMMSSPATGSTYFPMDQVDPGIFFVIDTMQVGEISKPIAFRTADGQEAVRIIKLVSKSAPHLANLRDDYQKIATAALRQKKGKAVDAWFKKNFDSVFIEIDPEFQNCNVLQQLTQ